A genomic segment from Necator americanus strain Aroian chromosome III, whole genome shotgun sequence encodes:
- a CDS encoding hypothetical protein (NECATOR_CHRIII.G10985.T1), which translates to MTTTTTTTAPLSDRSSTILFAVLGFLALITIIALVTLAVKRNVVKQQRKRDREVQEHQELLEQSIRSRSLLLDIEN; encoded by the exons atgacgacgacgacgacgacgacagctCCACTCTCTGATCGATCCTCTACTATTCTTTTCGCAGTACTCGGATTCCTCGCTTTGATAACGATCATCGCGCTAGTg ACTTTGGCTGTGAAACGAAACGTTGTGAAACAGCAAAGGAAGCGTGACCGCGAAGTCCAGGAACATCAAGAACTACTCGAGCAGTCTATTCGCTCGAGGTCTTTGCTGCTCGacatagaaaattaa
- a CDS encoding hypothetical protein (NECATOR_CHRIII.G10985.T2): MHSFFASDSESIQWGLYQDVVPKLEGGSAVNGPDICDKKWKSCLKEEKTSVMHIHGVAGKEEKIERCMVHISTSDDDDDDDDDDSSTL; the protein is encoded by the exons ATGCACTCATTTTTTGCTTCGGATTCGGAATCTATACAGTGGGGGCTGTACCAAG acgTAGTGCCGAAACTTGAAGGAGGATCAGCAGTGAATG gtcccgatATTTGCgacaaaaaatggaagagttgtctcaaagaagaaaaaacgtcagtgatgcatattca CGGAGTGgctggcaaagaagaaaaaattgagagatgTATGGTTCACATCTCAACTTCAGACGAcgatgacgacgacgacgacgacgacagctCCACTCTCTGA
- a CDS encoding hypothetical protein (NECATOR_CHRIII.G10986.T2), protein MLLSLVRFLRLRASSFSFLKAFLFVQCFSLLPMLKEDHSGRNRWRMSSKEEMSNYVLQPHTQRYTDCPRMQQTPTREYQQIGQERSAPPGKEINNAPSECHVHLRRHSRLQEFIFDYIIKRWED, encoded by the exons ATGCTACTGTCACTGGTACGTTTCCTTCGACTACgagcttcttctttctcctttctgaaggctttccttttcgttcag tgtTTCAGTCTTCTTCCAATGTTAAAGGAAGATCATTCAGGACGTAATCGGTGGAGAATGTCCTCAAAGGAG GAAATGTCAAACTACGTTCTACAGCCGCACACGCAAAGATATACGGATTGCCCTAGG ATGCAACAGACACCGACAAGAGAATATCAACAGATTGGGCAAGAAAGATCGGCGCCTCcaggaaaggaaataaataatgctCCATCTGAATGTCACGTACATTTACGACGTCATAGTCGAT TGCAAG AATTTATCTTCGATTATATCATTAAAAGATGGGAAGATTAA
- a CDS encoding hypothetical protein (NECATOR_CHRIII.G10986.T1) gives MLKEDHSGRNRWRMSSKEEMSNYVLQPHTQRYTDCPRMQQTPTREYQQIGQERSAPPGKEINNAPSECHVHLRRHSRLQEFIFDYIIKRWED, from the exons ATGTTAAAGGAAGATCATTCAGGACGTAATCGGTGGAGAATGTCCTCAAAGGAG GAAATGTCAAACTACGTTCTACAGCCGCACACGCAAAGATATACGGATTGCCCTAGG ATGCAACAGACACCGACAAGAGAATATCAACAGATTGGGCAAGAAAGATCGGCGCCTCcaggaaaggaaataaataatgctCCATCTGAATGTCACGTACATTTACGACGTCATAGTCGAT TGCAAG AATTTATCTTCGATTATATCATTAAAAGATGGGAAGATTAA